A single window of Hylaeus volcanicus isolate JK05 chromosome 8, UHH_iyHylVolc1.0_haploid, whole genome shotgun sequence DNA harbors:
- the LOC128881093 gene encoding tubulin monoglutamylase TTLL4-like — MQADLGHPDPCKFENIANQCAATSTPGGIINLDIDEEWLVYEVLTEKALLRPKSDSPNRPTATLRDNVVHSANLEPRRQRPSRLTRNKNDVGGNAFHPRNRIETIFDERAHGDKLLDDVSSSMRKSLFHHVPPYVLFHSHDRGCGKKLPKDFTKLLKWKFSAAAPKILLQILINTGYQVVTTDNDWSGVWYPSFNDTSRYRNLKTFQKVNSLPGSRNMGSKDLLCMNLNRMTKKFGPEEFKFMPQTFVLPEEMQKFESAWQRYGIGSTWIIKPPSAGRGQGIKIINQWWEIPKWHSVIVQRYISKPKLINSSKFDLRVYVLVTSINPTKIYIYKEGLVRFASVRYVRDTNLSDKYMHLTNTSVNKLNPAYVSNDGVNSFKSHKWSLGCLWSRLREEGVDVAELWSKIKDIVVKTVIAAESSMNAAIKENLVSSYACYELYGFDVLLDENLKPWLLEVNTLPSLQTDSQLDTAVKGHLMRNVLNMAGYQIPKTDLTSNGGRYGKYDSIAHDCALYSATLNFWERVKQNEINVIRNRDEYLDRIVENLTRDDLRQLIRYEDELAEVGNFEKIFPTNQSYGYLKFFEVERYYDRLLDVWENRYSERREEAVRRLNKYCEQMRHLNPGSV; from the exons ATGCAGGCTGACCTCGGCCATCCTGATCCATGCAAATTCGAAAACATCGCCAACCAATGCGCCGCGACGAGCACGCCAGGTGGAATAATTAACCTCGACATCGACGAGGAATGGCTGGTCTACGAGGTGCTCACCGAGAAGGCTCTCCTCCGTCCTAAAAGCGACTCGCCTAATCGTCCAACGGCTACGTTGCGTGACAACGTCGTCCATTCTGCGAACTTGGAGCCGCGGCGCCAACGACCGTCGAGATTAACGAGGAACAAAAACGACGTTGGCGGGAACGCATTCCATCCGCGGAATCGCATCGAAACTATCTTCGACGAGCGAGCACATGGCGATAAGCTCTTGGACGACGTGTCGTCGTCTATGAGAAAGAGCCTCTTTCACCACGTACCACCGTACGTTCTCTTTCATAGCCACGATCGCGGTTGCGGGAAAAAGTTGCCCAAGGATTTCACCAAACTTCTCAAATGGAAGTTCTCCGCAGCCGCGCCGAAGATCTTGTTGCAAATTTTGATCAACACCGGGTACCAAGTCGTGACGACGGACAACGATTGGTCAGGTGTTTGGTACCCCTCCTTCAACGACACGTCGAGGTATCGGAATTTGAAAACGTTCCAAAAG GTAAACAGTCTACCAGGCTCGCGCAACATGGGCAGCAAAGACTTGCTGTGCATGAACCTGAATAGAATGACGAAGAAATTCGGTCCCGAAGAGTTCAAGTTTATGCCTCAAACGTTCGTTCTGCCCGAGGAAATGCAAAAGTTCGAAAGCGCGTGGCAGAGATACGGCATTGGCAGCACGTGGATAATCAAGCCACCGTCGGCGGGTCGTGGTCAGGGTATTAAGATCATCAATCAGTGGTGGGAGATTCCGAAGTGGCATTCGGTAATCGTTCAACGATACATATCCAAACCGAAGCTGATCAACAGCTCGAAATTCGATTTGCGGGTTTACGTTCTCGTGACCAGCATCAATCCCACGAAAATTTACATCTACAAGGAGGGCTTGGTGCGCTTTGCATCGGTCAG GTACGTCCGCGACACGAACCTAAGCGACAAGTACATGCACCTGACCAACACCAGCGTGAACAAGCTGAATCCTGCCTACGTGAGCAACGACGGTGTGAATTCGTTCAAGAGTCATAAATGGTCCCTGGGGTGTTTGTGGTCGCGCTTGCGGGAAGAAGGTGTGGACGTGGCTGAGCTGTGGTCCAAGATAAAGGACATCGTCGTTAAGACGGTGATAGCCGCTGAATCGAGCATGAACGCAGCCATTAAGGAGAACCTAGTCTCGAGTTACGCTTGTTACGAATTATATGGGTTCGATGTACTCCTCGATGAGAATTTGAAGCCGTGGCTCCTCGAAGTCAACACGCTGCCGTCCTTACAAACGGACTCGCAGCTCGATACTGCTGTTAAG GGTCATCTCATGAGGAACGTTTTGAACATGGCTGGCTATCAGATACCAAAAACTGATCTAACTTCCAACGGCGGACGCTACGGAAAGTACGATTCGATAGCGCACGACTGCGCGTTATACAGCGCGACGTTAAATTTTTGGGAGAGAGTCAAACAGAACGAAATCAACGTTATACGAAATCGAGACGAGTATCTGGATCGAATCGTCGAGAATCTGACGCGGGACGATCTGAGGCAGCTTATTCGCTACGAAGACGAACTCGCGGAGGTGggaaatttcgagaaaatattcCCCACGAACCAATCGTACGGgtacttgaaatttttcgaGGTGGAAAGGTACTACGATCGACTATTGGACGTTTGGGAAAATCGTTACTCCGAGAGAAGGGAGGAAGCCGTTAGAAGACTGAACAAGTACTGCGAGCAGATGCGACACCTGAATCCAGGTTCCGTTTGA